The genomic stretch ATTTCACCAGTACCAGCAGAAACTAAATCTATAGGTCCCCAAGTTGTATAGCCTATCAAATCTACTCCGTCAATCTCAACAGCGTCTTTCATATTTTTTATATGCTCTCTTAAATAATCTATTCTATAATCATCTTCAACATATCCGTTCTCATCAACTTTATCATAAGCACCGAGTCCGTTTTCAACTATAAACATAGGTTTTTGATATCTGTCATAAATATCATTTAAAGTAACTCTTATACCTAATGGGTCAACAGTCCAGCCCCAATCAGTTTGTTTTAATTCCGGATTTTTTATATCAGCTGCTATATTATCTTTGGGCATAATATATTTAGTTTTATCAGCACTTGCACATCTTGTAGTATAATAAGAGAAAGAGATAAAATCAACAGTATATTTTTCTAAAATTTCTAAATCTTCTTTTTCCATTTTTATATTTAAATTTTCTCTCTCAAATTTTTTCAAAGCATAAGAAGGATATTTTCCTCTTGACTGAACATCAACAAAGAAATACATCTCATCATTTTTTTGCTGAGCAGCTAGTACATCTTCAGGTTTTGAAGAATAAGGATAATAAGTTCCAGCAGCAAGCATACATCCTACTTTATTATTAGGATCAACCTCATGTGCTATTTTAGTAGCTAAAGCACTTGCAACCAATTCATGATGACTCGCCTGATACTTAACCTCTTCTTCATTTTCACCCTCTTCAAAACAAAGTCCTGCTCCCATAAAAGGGGCATGAAGTATCATATTAATTTCATTGAATGTAAGCCAATATTCAACCAATCCTTTATATCTGTTAAATATAGCATTGCAGAGATTTTCATAAAACTTTATGAGCTTTCTGTTTCTCCAGCCGCCGTATTCTTTTATTAGATGCATAGGGCAGTCAAAATGTGTTATTGTTACTAATGGTTTTATATTGTATTTTAAACATTCTTTAAAAACATCTTCATAAAATTTTAATCCTTCTTCATTAGGTTTATCTTCATCACCTTTAGGAAATATTCTGCTCCAAGCAATAGACATACGATAAACACTAAAACCCATTTCCGCAAATAACTTTATATCCTCTTTATAATGAGAATACATATCAATAGCATCTTTTGAAGGATAATAATGCTCCTTATCAAAATCAAACATTTTCATTTTACCAGTAATAACAGCGGCTCTATCTCTGCCATGAGGAGCAACATCAACATTTGCAAGTCCCCTTCCGCCTTTATCAAATCCGCCTTCACATTGATTAGCAGCTGTAGCACCGCCCCATAAAAAACCTTTTCTAAAAGCCATAAATAAACTCCTATTAAAAATAAATTTTATAATAACAGTAATATAGATAATAAAATAATAATATAAATAACTATAAACTCAAACAATAAAATTAGTACATTAATACGGAAATTATTTAATTGGAGTTTTATACTGCATTATGATATTATCATCAATATATAACTAAAATAACAATAATATAGATTATAAATAGTATAAATAGATAGATAAAAAATTAAGGAGACTCTAAAATGAAAGAAAAATTTAATGCTTTTATGGAAAGTAAATTTCTCCCTATTATGTCCAAAGTGGCAGGAAATAGATATCTTAACTGTATTAAAGATGGTTTTGTATTTGCAACGCCTTTCATTATAATAGGTTCATTTGTTTTATTACTTTTTAATTTGCCTCTAAATGATCCTACAAATTTTATGTATTTCAAACCTTATGAAAACTTTGTAAACGCATTTTCTAAACATTATATACAAATATTTAATGTAAGTATGGGAGTAATGTCTTTATTTATATCATTTGGAATAGGATATTCATTAGCCGGATATTATAATATAGATAAACTTACAAACGGATTTTTATCTATGTATTCTTTTTTGCTATTATCAGCAAAATCATTAGCTGTAACTGTAATAGGGGCGGCTTCTCAATTATTGTATGTTGCAGAAGAAACTAATGTAGCTGTATTGGATGCCAGATATATGGATGCTAAAGGTCTTTTTGTAGCTATTATTGCTTCTATATCAGCAGTAGAAATATCAAGATTTTTACTAAACAAAAAAATTATGATTAAACTTCCAGATTCTGTTCCTCCTGCAATATCAAAATCCTTTGAAATTTTAATTCCAGTTGCAGTCATATCTTTCTTATTCCAAACTATAAACTGGATAATACAAAACAGCATGCAGATTATGGTGCCGGATTTAATAATGAAAGTATTACAGCCATTATTAAGTATGTCTGACGGTTTGGTATCTATTATTATTATATTATTATTAGTACATATATTATGGTTCTGCGGTATACATGGGGCAAATGTTGTTCAAGCTATTATTAATCCTATAGTTTTAACTAATTTAGCATTAAACCAAACAGCACTTGCCGCAGGCGAACAAATACCAAAAGTATTTGCAGGAGAGTTTTTAAATAGTTTTGTATATATAGGCGGCTCTGGTGCTACTTTGGGATTATGTATAGCTATGATTATGAGTAAAAGCGAACACCTAAAATATGTAGGAAAACTTTCTATAGTACCCGGATTTTTTAATATCAATGAACCTATTATGTTTGGTGCTCCTATTGTTATGAATCCTATTTTTGTTATACCATTCATTATTACTCCTATTATAAATGCTGTTATATCTTATTCATTTTTGAAATTTAATATAATAAGCAGAATAGTAGGATTGGTGCCTTGGACTACACCTTCTGTATTAGGTTCTTTTATATCTACTAATTTAAACTTTTTAGCACCAGCATTGATAATAGCATTAATTGTATTGGATTATTTTATTTACAAGCCTTTTTTAAATATGTATATAAAAGAGTTAGAAAAAGAAGAGGCATCTAAGCAGCAAAATAACTAATATATTAAAAAACATTGTCTGTATAAAATAAATATATAGACAATGCTTTTTTATTTATGATAACTTTTAATTTTTTAACAAATTAAAAATTTTTTATTTCCTTATATAAAACAGTTTCTTTACCATTTTCTGTAAGTTCAGCTAGTTTAGGTACTATTGACTTGAAATGTTCGGTATTATTATGATTTTCTATAGCTTTCTCATCTTTCCATTCTTCTATAAAAGATAAGTATTTGCCATCTATACTTTCATATAAACTATATGATATGCACCCGTCTTCTTTTCTGCTTTTTTCTATAAGCTCTTTAGCAGTTTCAATAAATTTTTTTTTATTTTCTTCTTTAACAGGATTTTTAGATACTATTTTTATCATGTTTTTATTAACCTAGATTTATTAGAATTATCTTTATTATTGATTTTTTTATTATATTTATTTTGAGCTATTATAGGAGATTCAAATAATGCCGTTTTTACTGCCTCTATAACATTATCAGCAATAACAGTATTTAATTCTTCCATTTCTTTTTTACTAAAATTTGAAAGTACATAATCATTAACTTTTTTACCAGCATTAGGTCTTCCTATACCTATTCTAATTCTAGTAAAATCATCACTATGAAGCTGGGCAATTAAACTCTTTATTCCATTATGCCCTCCTGAACTTCCCCCTTTTTTTATCTTAAAAGTTCCGAAAGGTATATCCATATCATCGTATATTACTATTATATCATCAGTTTTTACATTAAAAAATTTGGATATATAAATGGCAGATTCTCCGGAAAGATTCATAAAAGTCTGAGGCTTAAGCAGTATATATTCTATATCTTTAGATTTTCCTCTTGTATATAAAGACTTCTTTTTATTAGTATCAAAATTAAGAGATAAATTTTCTGCTATTTTATCAATAAGAATAAAACCAACATTATGTCTGTTATTCTTATATTCATCACCGGGATTTCCAAGTCCTATAATTAATTTAGTAATCATGAATATTTCTTTTTTGCCGCCTGAGGAGAATCAAATAAAGCTATACAAGCAGCATCTACAACACTATCAGATATATCTTTAATTTTTTTTCTTTCATCTTTTGAAAAAGGTGCTAAAAGAAAATCGGCTTTTTCCTCATTTTCCGGGCAGGCACCTATTCCAACTCCAATTTTAGTAAAATTATAGCTTTTTAAAGATTCTCTTATACTTTTTATACCATTATGATCTATAGTGTATTCTTCAGTATCTTCTTCTGAATCATCAGTTTTTGAAGGTATAACTCTAAATTCGCCTATTGGCACGCTAGTATCATCATAAATTACGATAATATTTTCAACAGTAATTTTCATAAAGCTAGCCATATAAAGAGCTGCTTCTCCGGAAAGGTTCATAAAAGTAAGAGGCTTTAGAAGTAAATACTCCATTTTACCATGTTTGCCTCTGCCGAAAACTGTTTTTTTCTTTTTGATATCTAATTCAACATTAAGTTTCTTAGCAACTCTATCTAAAATCATATAACCTACATTATGTCTATGATTTTTATATTGTTCGCCCGGGTTGCCAAGTCCCATTACTAATTTCATCATTAAATAGCAATCCTAGACTATAATTATGCCTCAGCACCTTTATTAGCAGCTTCTTCATCTTGAGTAGTAACAACTGTAACAACGGCTTTAGAACCATCGCCAACAGGGTCAACACCTTCTGGGAATTTGATATCACTAATGTGCAAACTATCTCCTACTTTTAATTCACTTACATCAACAATTAATTCTCTAGGTATAGATCCCGGGAAAGCCTTGATAGGCAAACCATATTCAACCTGCTCAAGAGTACCGCCTCCCAAACGTACGCCTTCTGGTATGCCTTCTATATGTATAGGAACATAAGTTTTGATTTTTTTATTTCTATCTATTTCATAGAAGTCTATATGTCTGATACTTCTTTTTATACCATCTATTTGATAATCTTTTACTAATACTTCTCTAGCCTTATCATTTTCTATATCTAAAGTAATTATATCATGCTGACCTGCCAAAGAGAAAACTTTAACAAATTCTTTTAATTCTACAGCTATAGAGTACTGATTTTCTCTTCCATAAAGAGTAGCTAATGCATAGCCTTCATTTCTTAATTTACGGCCGACACTTTTAAATTTTGTATCTCTTTGTAAAGCTTTAATAGTATAATTCTCACTCATGTTTCTTTCCTTATTATATTTTACTTATCAAATAGAACACTTATAGAAAGTTCCATATGTATATGTCTAATAGCATCAGCAATTACAGGGGCTACAGAAAGAACTTCTATTTTGCTTCCTAATCTATCTTTCATAACTTTCAAACTATCTGTAATATAGAGTTTTTCTATATCACTTGCATTAATTCTCTCATAAACATCTCCAGAACATACTGCATGAGTTATAAACACATATATTTTTCTCATGCCTGCTTTTTTAAGAGCCTGCATACTTTTTATGAGAGTACCGCCTG from Brachyspira murdochii DSM 12563 encodes the following:
- the pth gene encoding aminoacyl-tRNA hydrolase — protein: MITKLIIGLGNPGDEYKNNRHNVGFILIDKIAENLSLNFDTNKKKSLYTRGKSKDIEYILLKPQTFMNLSGESAIYISKFFNVKTDDIIVIYDDMDIPFGTFKIKKGGSSGGHNGIKSLIAQLHSDDFTRIRIGIGRPNAGKKVNDYVLSNFSKKEMEELNTVIADNVIEAVKTALFESPIIAQNKYNKKINNKDNSNKSRLIKT
- a CDS encoding putative quinol monooxygenase: MIKIVSKNPVKEENKKKFIETAKELIEKSRKEDGCISYSLYESIDGKYLSFIEEWKDEKAIENHNNTEHFKSIVPKLAELTENGKETVLYKEIKNF
- the pth gene encoding aminoacyl-tRNA hydrolase → MMKLVMGLGNPGEQYKNHRHNVGYMILDRVAKKLNVELDIKKKKTVFGRGKHGKMEYLLLKPLTFMNLSGEAALYMASFMKITVENIIVIYDDTSVPIGEFRVIPSKTDDSEEDTEEYTIDHNGIKSIRESLKSYNFTKIGVGIGACPENEEKADFLLAPFSKDERKKIKDISDSVVDAACIALFDSPQAAKKKYS
- the celB gene encoding PTS cellobiose transporter subunit IIC is translated as MKEKFNAFMESKFLPIMSKVAGNRYLNCIKDGFVFATPFIIIGSFVLLLFNLPLNDPTNFMYFKPYENFVNAFSKHYIQIFNVSMGVMSLFISFGIGYSLAGYYNIDKLTNGFLSMYSFLLLSAKSLAVTVIGAASQLLYVAEETNVAVLDARYMDAKGLFVAIIASISAVEISRFLLNKKIMIKLPDSVPPAISKSFEILIPVAVISFLFQTINWIIQNSMQIMVPDLIMKVLQPLLSMSDGLVSIIIILLLVHILWFCGIHGANVVQAIINPIVLTNLALNQTALAAGEQIPKVFAGEFLNSFVYIGGSGATLGLCIAMIMSKSEHLKYVGKLSIVPGFFNINEPIMFGAPIVMNPIFVIPFIITPIINAVISYSFLKFNIISRIVGLVPWTTPSVLGSFISTNLNFLAPALIIALIVLDYFIYKPFLNMYIKELEKEEASKQQNN
- a CDS encoding 6-phospho-beta-glucosidase, with amino-acid sequence MAFRKGFLWGGATAANQCEGGFDKGGRGLANVDVAPHGRDRAAVITGKMKMFDFDKEHYYPSKDAIDMYSHYKEDIKLFAEMGFSVYRMSIAWSRIFPKGDEDKPNEEGLKFYEDVFKECLKYNIKPLVTITHFDCPMHLIKEYGGWRNRKLIKFYENLCNAIFNRYKGLVEYWLTFNEINMILHAPFMGAGLCFEEGENEEEVKYQASHHELVASALATKIAHEVDPNNKVGCMLAAGTYYPYSSKPEDVLAAQQKNDEMYFFVDVQSRGKYPSYALKKFERENLNIKMEKEDLEILEKYTVDFISFSYYTTRCASADKTKYIMPKDNIAADIKNPELKQTDWGWTVDPLGIRVTLNDIYDRYQKPMFIVENGLGAYDKVDENGYVEDDYRIDYLREHIKNMKDAVEIDGVDLIGYTTWGPIDLVSAGTGEMSKRYGFIYVDRDDFGNGTLKRSRKKSFFWYKKVIESNGEDLE
- a CDS encoding 50S ribosomal protein L25 translates to MSENYTIKALQRDTKFKSVGRKLRNEGYALATLYGRENQYSIAVELKEFVKVFSLAGQHDIITLDIENDKAREVLVKDYQIDGIKRSIRHIDFYEIDRNKKIKTYVPIHIEGIPEGVRLGGGTLEQVEYGLPIKAFPGSIPRELIVDVSELKVGDSLHISDIKFPEGVDPVGDGSKAVVTVVTTQDEEAANKGAEA